In Romboutsia lituseburensis, a genomic segment contains:
- a CDS encoding TRAP transporter substrate-binding protein gives MNKRIKALLLATITSLSVVGCSSSKDNEAKVMRVAHNQGEEHPIHLALKEFEKIVEQKTNKEIDIQVYPNELLGGQREAVELTQTGAIDIAVGSISLLESFNKSYSVFNLPYLFDSKEHYHSVMNDDEIMDKIYESTRESGFVGLTWFDAGSRNMYTTDKPVMKPEDLKGKKIRVQQSQTNIRMMELLGGSATPMSFGEVYTALQQKVIDGAENNELALTNNKHGEVAKHYSYNQHAMIPDILIMNAKLLDSLSEKHRNIILEAVDEINKFEVDAWEDKVNEAVEQSKKMGVNFYYPDIEPFKEKVLPLRKEMTQDNEAIKALYDKIQEKASKESK, from the coding sequence ATGAATAAGAGGATTAAAGCTCTTTTACTCGCAACTATAACTAGCTTATCGGTAGTTGGATGTAGTTCAAGCAAAGATAATGAAGCAAAAGTTATGAGGGTTGCTCACAATCAAGGTGAGGAACATCCAATACATTTAGCACTAAAAGAATTTGAAAAAATAGTAGAACAAAAAACAAATAAGGAAATAGATATACAAGTATACCCTAATGAATTACTTGGAGGTCAACGTGAAGCTGTAGAGCTTACTCAAACAGGTGCTATTGATATAGCGGTTGGTAGCATAAGCTTACTTGAAAGTTTTAATAAATCTTATAGTGTATTTAATCTTCCATATTTATTTGACAGTAAAGAACATTATCACTCTGTAATGAATGATGATGAGATAATGGACAAAATATATGAATCAACTAGAGAATCTGGGTTTGTTGGCCTTACTTGGTTTGACGCAGGTTCAAGAAATATGTATACAACAGATAAACCAGTAATGAAGCCAGAAGATTTAAAAGGTAAGAAGATAAGGGTTCAACAAAGCCAGACTAATATAAGAATGATGGAATTATTAGGCGGATCAGCTACACCTATGAGCTTTGGTGAAGTTTATACAGCTTTACAACAAAAGGTTATAGATGGAGCTGAAAATAATGAGCTAGCCTTAACTAACAATAAACATGGAGAGGTTGCTAAGCACTACTCATATAATCAACATGCTATGATTCCAGATATACTTATAATGAATGCTAAGCTATTAGACAGCTTAAGTGAGAAACATAGAAATATAATACTAGAGGCAGTTGATGAAATTAATAAATTTGAAGTTGATGCATGGGAAGATAAAGTAAATGAAGCAGTAGAACAATCTAAAAAAATGGGAGTTAACTTCTATTATCCAGATATAGAGCCATTTAAAGAAAAGGTTTTACCACTTCGTAAGGAAATGACTCAAGATAATGAAGCAATAAAAGCCTTATATGATAAGATACAAGAAAAAGCATCAAAAGAAAGTAAATAA
- a CDS encoding TRAP transporter small permease — translation MNKLRVILNKSIEVICMSLLAFMVVLGTWQIITRYVLNNPSTVSEDLLIYSFVWMALLGSAYVFGKKDHMTMVFFRQKLENKSHKVKLGLSIMTELVVLAFSALVLVLGGIQISNLAMGQISPALGIQMGYIYLALPLSGIITIIYNILNLFDLKQEVANSKKLLNNN, via the coding sequence ATGAATAAATTAAGAGTTATATTAAATAAATCAATAGAAGTCATATGTATGTCACTACTAGCATTTATGGTAGTTTTAGGTACTTGGCAAATAATCACTCGTTATGTGCTAAATAACCCAAGTACAGTATCTGAAGATCTATTGATATATTCATTTGTATGGATGGCATTACTTGGATCAGCTTATGTATTTGGAAAAAAAGATCATATGACTATGGTATTTTTTAGACAAAAACTTGAAAATAAAAGTCATAAAGTAAAGCTAGGATTAAGCATAATGACAGAATTGGTAGTATTAGCATTTTCTGCATTAGTTTTAGTATTAGGTGGAATACAAATAAGTAATCTAGCTATGGGTCAGATATCACCAGCACTAGGAATTCAAATGGGATATATATATTTAGCACTACCGTTATCAGGGATAATAACAATAATCTATAATATATTAAATTTATTTGATTTGAAACAAGAAGTAGCAAATTCAAAAAAATTATTAAATAATAATTAA
- a CDS encoding TRAP transporter large permease translates to MELAFQAGTAIAIVFPILLLLGIPISITIGIASIFGILTTLSWDVAVLTGAQRIFTGISSFSLLAIPFFVLAGIIMNNGGIALKLVNFAKVLSGKLPGSLAHTNVVGNMLFGAVSGSSVAAAAAIGGTMSPLQESEGYNKNYSAAVNIASAPTGLLIPPSNSLIIYSLVSGGTSVAALFMAGYIPGILWGLAVMIVAFILAKKYKYSSKYNISFKEAIKIFIDALPSLALIFVIIGGIVGGIFTATEGAAVAVVYSFILSFFFYKSIKLKDIPKILLDTVEMTGIIIFLIGVSSIMSWVMAFTNIPNAITEILLGISSNPVVILLIMNLILLIVGTFMDLTPAILIFTPIFLPIAKNFGMDSVQFGIMLIFNLCIGNITPPVGNTLFIGCKVGKTKIEDVIKYLLPFYLGILVVLMLVTFIPEISLFIPKLMGMI, encoded by the coding sequence ATGGAATTAGCATTTCAAGCAGGTACAGCTATAGCTATTGTATTTCCGATATTACTTTTATTAGGTATACCAATATCTATAACAATAGGGATAGCTTCTATATTTGGTATATTAACTACATTATCATGGGATGTAGCAGTTTTAACTGGAGCACAAAGAATATTTACAGGAATAAGTAGTTTTTCATTATTAGCAATACCATTTTTCGTATTAGCAGGGATAATAATGAATAATGGTGGTATAGCTTTAAAATTAGTAAATTTTGCAAAAGTATTAAGTGGTAAATTACCAGGGTCTTTAGCTCATACAAATGTAGTTGGAAATATGCTATTTGGAGCAGTAAGTGGCTCATCAGTAGCAGCAGCTGCTGCTATTGGTGGAACAATGTCGCCACTTCAAGAATCAGAAGGATATAATAAAAATTACAGTGCAGCAGTAAACATAGCATCTGCACCAACAGGATTATTAATACCTCCAAGCAACTCACTTATAATATATTCACTAGTAAGTGGAGGGACATCAGTAGCTGCATTATTTATGGCAGGGTACATACCAGGTATATTATGGGGACTAGCAGTAATGATAGTTGCATTTATACTTGCAAAAAAATATAAATATTCATCTAAATATAATATAAGTTTTAAAGAAGCTATAAAAATATTTATAGATGCGCTTCCTAGTTTAGCTTTAATATTTGTAATAATAGGTGGTATAGTAGGCGGTATATTTACAGCTACAGAAGGAGCAGCAGTTGCAGTTGTCTATTCTTTTATACTATCATTTTTCTTCTATAAATCTATAAAGTTAAAGGATATACCTAAAATATTATTAGACACAGTTGAGATGACAGGTATAATAATTTTCTTAATAGGGGTATCATCTATAATGTCTTGGGTTATGGCATTTACAAATATACCTAATGCAATAACAGAAATACTATTAGGAATATCTTCAAATCCGGTTGTGATATTATTAATAATGAACTTAATATTATTAATAGTTGGTACATTTATGGACTTAACGCCAGCGATATTAATATTTACACCAATATTTTTACCAATAGCTAAAAACTTTGGTATGGATTCAGTTCAATTTGGTATAATGCTTATATTTAACCTGTGTATAGGGAATATAACGCCACCAGTTGGAAACACATTGTTTATAGGGTGTAAAGTTGGTAAAACTAAAATAGAAGATGTAATAAAATACTTGTTACCATTCTATCTAGGTATATTAGTAGTTTTAATGTTGGTAACATTCATACCAGAAATAAGTTTATTTATACCAAAACTTATGGGAATGATTTAG
- a CDS encoding metal ABC transporter solute-binding protein, Zn/Mn family: MKKVYLLLMSLFISMSVFGCSKNETIDESKDKITVYTTVFPIYDFTKNIGKDKIDLNYIIPPGTEPHDYEITPKGLKDIQDANLLIKNGLGLDSFADKIESESNLKVVVATKGIEPLSYNDKETHNHSHEEDSDNHNHGEYDPHVWLDVDLVIKECENIKNALIEVDSKNKTYYENNYNEYVHNLEKIKDKYDSELSTIKNNKIIVSHDAYGYLCKKYNIEQISVTGITPNQEPSLSKVSEISNFAKTNKIGYILFDGLVNPKVAQTIANEANIKTEILYSIDGVTKQDFDNDEDYISLMNKNLDTLKLILK, encoded by the coding sequence ATGAAAAAAGTATATTTACTATTAATGAGTTTATTTATATCTATGAGTGTTTTTGGATGCTCAAAAAATGAAACTATAGATGAAAGTAAAGATAAAATAACAGTATATACAACAGTATTTCCAATTTATGATTTTACAAAAAATATAGGAAAAGATAAGATTGATTTAAATTACATAATACCTCCAGGAACAGAGCCTCACGATTATGAAATAACTCCTAAAGGATTAAAAGATATTCAAGATGCAAATTTACTTATTAAAAATGGATTAGGACTTGACAGTTTTGCTGATAAAATTGAAAGTGAATCGAATTTAAAGGTAGTAGTAGCTACAAAGGGAATAGAACCTTTAAGCTATAATGATAAAGAAACACACAATCATTCTCATGAAGAAGATAGCGATAATCATAATCATGGTGAATATGATCCTCATGTATGGTTAGATGTAGATTTAGTTATAAAAGAATGCGAAAATATAAAAAATGCTTTAATAGAAGTAGATTCAAAAAATAAGACTTACTATGAAAATAATTACAATGAGTATGTGCACAATTTAGAGAAGATAAAAGACAAATATGATTCAGAGCTAAGTACTATAAAGAACAATAAAATAATTGTATCTCATGATGCTTATGGTTATTTATGTAAAAAATATAATATAGAACAAATATCCGTTACAGGAATAACTCCAAATCAAGAGCCTTCTCTTAGTAAAGTAAGCGAGATCTCAAATTTTGCAAAAACAAATAAGATTGGGTATATATTATTTGATGGTCTTGTAAATCCTAAAGTAGCTCAGACTATAGCTAATGAAGCAAATATAAAAACAGAAATACTATACTCCATAGATGGAGTTACAAAACAAGATTTTGATAATGATGAAGATTATATATCATTAATGAATAAGAACTTAGATACATTAAAATTGATTTTAAAGTAG
- a CDS encoding metal ABC transporter ATP-binding protein, producing the protein MENVIKFEHVSFGYDEKPILEDINLEIHKGDYVGIIGQNGAGKSTLLKLMINEIKSVKGKIKIFGTDINAFNSWEEIGYVNQKSNSFSSSFPVTVREVVAMNLVSKIGLFKRIKKKHLEEVDDVLKLVGVYEYKDKLIGSLSGGQQQKVFIARELMKSPKMLFLDEPTVGIDINGQREFYKLLKELNEKLNLTIVIVSHDLFIVKEEVKNLVLIKNHNIKFIQNAKSDISKNMMLDFFSN; encoded by the coding sequence ATGGAAAATGTAATTAAATTTGAACACGTAAGTTTTGGTTATGATGAAAAGCCCATACTTGAAGATATTAATTTAGAGATACATAAGGGAGATTATGTTGGAATAATAGGCCAAAATGGGGCTGGAAAAAGCACATTATTAAAACTTATGATAAATGAAATAAAATCAGTAAAAGGTAAAATAAAAATATTTGGAACGGATATAAATGCATTTAATAGCTGGGAAGAAATAGGATATGTAAATCAAAAGTCAAATTCATTTTCATCATCTTTTCCTGTTACAGTAAGAGAAGTTGTAGCAATGAATTTAGTTTCAAAAATAGGATTATTTAAACGTATAAAAAAGAAACATTTAGAAGAAGTTGATGACGTTTTAAAGCTAGTTGGAGTTTATGAATACAAAGATAAACTTATAGGAAGTTTATCAGGAGGGCAACAGCAAAAAGTATTTATAGCTAGAGAACTAATGAAATCACCTAAAATGTTATTTTTAGATGAACCAACAGTAGGTATTGATATAAATGGGCAGCGAGAATTTTATAAGCTATTAAAGGAATTAAATGAAAAGTTGAATCTTACAATAGTTATAGTTTCACATGATTTATTTATTGTTAAAGAAGAAGTAAAGAATCTTGTATTAATTAAAAATCACAATATAAAGTTTATACAAAATGCAAAAAGTGATATAAGTAAAAATATGATGTTAGATTTTTTTAGTAATTAG
- a CDS encoding metal ABC transporter permease → MEIFQYDFMLRALFASAIVGFICPLMGMFIVFKRLSLIGDSLSHIALSGICGATLFGVNPILGSLIASSLAAILIDRLRTNLKEYADLSIAIIMALGVGISGILISMSNVNFDLFSFMYGSIATVNKEDIVIITLTALVIVFFIALFFKELLFITFDEDNAKFSKIPVKFINTIFMVLVAASITITLRIVGVLLVSSLIAIPVATSIQIARSFKNAMFYSILFGEVAIISGVIISFYFDLAPGGTIVIISVMELLVISLVSKIKNKHKAKINFKY, encoded by the coding sequence TTGGAAATTTTTCAATATGATTTTATGTTAAGAGCATTATTTGCATCTGCTATAGTAGGGTTTATATGCCCTCTTATGGGAATGTTTATAGTGTTTAAGAGGTTATCTTTAATAGGAGATAGTTTATCTCATATAGCTTTATCTGGAATCTGTGGTGCTACATTATTTGGTGTAAATCCTATTTTAGGGTCATTAATTGCATCAAGTCTAGCCGCTATTTTAATAGACCGATTAAGAACGAATTTAAAGGAATATGCAGATTTATCCATTGCCATAATCATGGCTTTAGGTGTAGGTATATCAGGAATATTAATAAGTATGTCAAATGTAAACTTTGATTTGTTTTCATTTATGTATGGAAGTATAGCTACAGTAAATAAAGAAGATATAGTTATAATAACTTTAACCGCTTTGGTTATAGTATTCTTTATAGCATTATTTTTTAAAGAACTTTTATTTATAACTTTTGATGAAGATAATGCTAAATTCTCTAAAATACCTGTTAAATTTATAAATACTATTTTTATGGTTTTAGTAGCTGCAAGTATAACAATAACATTAAGAATAGTTGGTGTATTATTAGTTTCATCGTTAATAGCTATACCTGTTGCAACGAGTATACAAATAGCTAGAAGCTTTAAAAACGCAATGTTTTATTCGATTTTATTTGGAGAAGTTGCCATAATATCAGGCGTAATAATTTCTTTCTATTTTGATTTAGCTCCAGGAGGAACTATAGTTATAATAAGTGTGATGGAACTTTTAGTTATAAGTTTGGTAAGCAAGATTAAAAATAAACATAAAGCTAAAATAAATTTTAAATATTAG